The Dermacentor albipictus isolate Rhodes 1998 colony chromosome 2, USDA_Dalb.pri_finalv2, whole genome shotgun sequence genome has a segment encoding these proteins:
- the LOC135918914 gene encoding RILP-like protein homolog isoform X3 has protein sequence MERASETLSVDDVYSLAEEIGKEFEILIDNYGVEPVNKLVTKVIRVLEYLEAYATKNDIARNEIAELRAQIYQLEHDKYEKAESRSKLEKEMEQYEDIWRQEMKDLGVLVARLQEENSKLSSSLKERESHPSLQCEPHSVTLGEDIVVLERLRDAFDKQGAQLRHHEKDMAKKAADIESLQQQLEASKKAAQEQSRRNRRLQQQMRQLCEERGDLQVQLQDQQSQLQTLQERLGIAVKDHDDILQSRDAALDMQGKVVIDLDDPNRPRFTLEELKHILFERNELKARVSDLEDELALYRPRWWAHEATSLLTRPVDPPSPVRDEDRPVQGPINQEPEEKLFSYGKASGIRKFFPSVLWPRVKPG, from the exons ATGGAGCGCGCGTCGGAGACGCTCAGCGTCGACGACGTTTACAGCCTTGCCGAAGAGATCGGGAAAGAATTCGAAATCCTCATTGACAACTACGGCGTCGAGCCCGTGAACAAGCTGGTCACTAAAGTGATTCGCGTGTTGGAGTACCTCGAAGCGTACGCCACCAAGAATGACATCGCCCGCAACGAGATCGCCGAGCTCAGGGCCCAGATCTACCAGCTCGAGCATGACAAGTACGAGAAGGCGGAGTCGAGAAGCAAGCTCGAAAAG GAGATGGAGCAGTATGAAGACATCTGGCGGCAAGAAATGAAAGATCTGGGTGTCCTTGTGGCGCGGCTACAGGAGGAAAACTCCAAACTGAGCAGTTCCCTCAAAGAGAGAGAAAGTCACCCATCCTTGCAGTGCGAACCACACA GTGTGACGCTAGGGGAAGACATTGTCGTCCTTGAACGGCTCCGGGATGCCTTCGACAAGCAGGGAGCCCAACTGAGACATCATGAAAAGGACATGGCCAAGAAAGCTGCCGACATAGAATCT CTTCAGCAGCAGCTGGAAGCCAGTAAGAAGGCGGCCCAAGAGCAGAGCCGACGCAACCGgcggctgcagcagcagatgcGACAGTTGTGCGAGGAGCGCGGTGACCTGCAAGTGCAGTTGCAGGACCAGCAGAGCCAGCTCCAGACCTTGCAGGAGCGACTAGGCATTGCTGTCAAGGACCACGACGACATCCTCCAATCCAGG GACGCTGCCTTGGATATGCAAGGAAAAGTGGTGATTGACTTGGACGACCCGAACCGACCACGCTTCACGCTGGAGGAGCTCAAGCACATCTTGTTTGAGAGGAACGAGCTCAAGGCTCGAGTTAGTGATCTCGAAGACGAGCTGGCTTTGTACAGGCCAAG GTGGTGGGCTCATGAGGCAACCTCGCTTCTGACCAGGCCGGTTGACCCACCATCGCCGGTCAGGGACGAAGACCGGCCCGTCCAGGGACCCATCAACCAGGAGCCTGAGGAGAAGCTTTTTTCCTACGGAAAGGCCTCCGGCATTCGCAAATT TTTTCCAAGTGTCCTGTGGCCTCGCGTCAAACCGGGATGA
- the LOC135918914 gene encoding RILP-like protein homolog isoform X4, whose translation MERASETLSVDDVYSLAEEIGKEFEILIDNYGVEPVNKLVTKVIRVLEYLEAYATKNDIARNEIAELRAQIYQLEHDKYEKAESRSKLEKEMEQYEDIWRQEMKDLGVLVARLQEENSKLSSSLKERESHPSLQCEPHSVTLGEDIVVLERLRDAFDKQGAQLRHHEKDMAKKAADIESLQQQLEASKKAAQEQSRRNRRLQQQMRQLCEERGDLQVQLQDQQSQLQTLQERLGIAVKDHDDILQSRDAALDMQGKVVIDLDDPNRPRFTLEELKHILFERNELKARVSDLEDELALYRPRPVDPPSPVRDEDRPVQGPINQEPEEKLFSYGKASGIRKFFPSVLWPRVKPG comes from the exons ATGGAGCGCGCGTCGGAGACGCTCAGCGTCGACGACGTTTACAGCCTTGCCGAAGAGATCGGGAAAGAATTCGAAATCCTCATTGACAACTACGGCGTCGAGCCCGTGAACAAGCTGGTCACTAAAGTGATTCGCGTGTTGGAGTACCTCGAAGCGTACGCCACCAAGAATGACATCGCCCGCAACGAGATCGCCGAGCTCAGGGCCCAGATCTACCAGCTCGAGCATGACAAGTACGAGAAGGCGGAGTCGAGAAGCAAGCTCGAAAAG GAGATGGAGCAGTATGAAGACATCTGGCGGCAAGAAATGAAAGATCTGGGTGTCCTTGTGGCGCGGCTACAGGAGGAAAACTCCAAACTGAGCAGTTCCCTCAAAGAGAGAGAAAGTCACCCATCCTTGCAGTGCGAACCACACA GTGTGACGCTAGGGGAAGACATTGTCGTCCTTGAACGGCTCCGGGATGCCTTCGACAAGCAGGGAGCCCAACTGAGACATCATGAAAAGGACATGGCCAAGAAAGCTGCCGACATAGAATCT CTTCAGCAGCAGCTGGAAGCCAGTAAGAAGGCGGCCCAAGAGCAGAGCCGACGCAACCGgcggctgcagcagcagatgcGACAGTTGTGCGAGGAGCGCGGTGACCTGCAAGTGCAGTTGCAGGACCAGCAGAGCCAGCTCCAGACCTTGCAGGAGCGACTAGGCATTGCTGTCAAGGACCACGACGACATCCTCCAATCCAGG GACGCTGCCTTGGATATGCAAGGAAAAGTGGTGATTGACTTGGACGACCCGAACCGACCACGCTTCACGCTGGAGGAGCTCAAGCACATCTTGTTTGAGAGGAACGAGCTCAAGGCTCGAGTTAGTGATCTCGAAGACGAGCTGGCTTTGTACAGGCCAAG GCCGGTTGACCCACCATCGCCGGTCAGGGACGAAGACCGGCCCGTCCAGGGACCCATCAACCAGGAGCCTGAGGAGAAGCTTTTTTCCTACGGAAAGGCCTCCGGCATTCGCAAATT TTTTCCAAGTGTCCTGTGGCCTCGCGTCAAACCGGGATGA
- the LOC135918914 gene encoding RILP-like protein homolog isoform X2, with translation MERASETLSVDDVYSLAEEIGKEFEILIDNYGVEPVNKLVTKVIRVLEYLEAYATKNDIARNEIAELRAQIYQLEHDKYEKAESRSKLEKEMEQYEDIWRQEMKDLGVLVARLQEENSKLSSSLKERESHPSLQCEPHSVTLGEDIVVLERLRDAFDKQGAQLRHHEKDMAKKAADIESLQQQLEASKKAAQEQSRRNRRLQQQMRQLCEERGDLQVQLQDQQSQLQTLQERLGIAVKDHDDILQSRDAALDMQGKVVIDLDDPNRPRFTLEELKHILFERNELKARVSDLEDELALYRPRPVDPPSPVRDEDRPVQGPINQEPEEKLFSYGKASGIRKFFQYVMHNLQMPGEEPRLEILPERFSFPSVLWPRVKPG, from the exons ATGGAGCGCGCGTCGGAGACGCTCAGCGTCGACGACGTTTACAGCCTTGCCGAAGAGATCGGGAAAGAATTCGAAATCCTCATTGACAACTACGGCGTCGAGCCCGTGAACAAGCTGGTCACTAAAGTGATTCGCGTGTTGGAGTACCTCGAAGCGTACGCCACCAAGAATGACATCGCCCGCAACGAGATCGCCGAGCTCAGGGCCCAGATCTACCAGCTCGAGCATGACAAGTACGAGAAGGCGGAGTCGAGAAGCAAGCTCGAAAAG GAGATGGAGCAGTATGAAGACATCTGGCGGCAAGAAATGAAAGATCTGGGTGTCCTTGTGGCGCGGCTACAGGAGGAAAACTCCAAACTGAGCAGTTCCCTCAAAGAGAGAGAAAGTCACCCATCCTTGCAGTGCGAACCACACA GTGTGACGCTAGGGGAAGACATTGTCGTCCTTGAACGGCTCCGGGATGCCTTCGACAAGCAGGGAGCCCAACTGAGACATCATGAAAAGGACATGGCCAAGAAAGCTGCCGACATAGAATCT CTTCAGCAGCAGCTGGAAGCCAGTAAGAAGGCGGCCCAAGAGCAGAGCCGACGCAACCGgcggctgcagcagcagatgcGACAGTTGTGCGAGGAGCGCGGTGACCTGCAAGTGCAGTTGCAGGACCAGCAGAGCCAGCTCCAGACCTTGCAGGAGCGACTAGGCATTGCTGTCAAGGACCACGACGACATCCTCCAATCCAGG GACGCTGCCTTGGATATGCAAGGAAAAGTGGTGATTGACTTGGACGACCCGAACCGACCACGCTTCACGCTGGAGGAGCTCAAGCACATCTTGTTTGAGAGGAACGAGCTCAAGGCTCGAGTTAGTGATCTCGAAGACGAGCTGGCTTTGTACAGGCCAAG GCCGGTTGACCCACCATCGCCGGTCAGGGACGAAGACCGGCCCGTCCAGGGACCCATCAACCAGGAGCCTGAGGAGAAGCTTTTTTCCTACGGAAAGGCCTCCGGCATTCGCAAATT TTTCCAGTACGTGATGCACAACCTGCAGATGCCCGGAGAGGAGCCACGCTTAGAGATCTTGCCCGAACGTTTCAGTTTTCCAAGTGTCCTGTGGCCTCGCGTCAAACCGGGATGA
- the LOC135918914 gene encoding RILP-like protein homolog isoform X1, with product MERASETLSVDDVYSLAEEIGKEFEILIDNYGVEPVNKLVTKVIRVLEYLEAYATKNDIARNEIAELRAQIYQLEHDKYEKAESRSKLEKEMEQYEDIWRQEMKDLGVLVARLQEENSKLSSSLKERESHPSLQCEPHSVTLGEDIVVLERLRDAFDKQGAQLRHHEKDMAKKAADIESLQQQLEASKKAAQEQSRRNRRLQQQMRQLCEERGDLQVQLQDQQSQLQTLQERLGIAVKDHDDILQSRDAALDMQGKVVIDLDDPNRPRFTLEELKHILFERNELKARVSDLEDELALYRPRWWAHEATSLLTRPVDPPSPVRDEDRPVQGPINQEPEEKLFSYGKASGIRKFFQYVMHNLQMPGEEPRLEILPERFSFPSVLWPRVKPG from the exons ATGGAGCGCGCGTCGGAGACGCTCAGCGTCGACGACGTTTACAGCCTTGCCGAAGAGATCGGGAAAGAATTCGAAATCCTCATTGACAACTACGGCGTCGAGCCCGTGAACAAGCTGGTCACTAAAGTGATTCGCGTGTTGGAGTACCTCGAAGCGTACGCCACCAAGAATGACATCGCCCGCAACGAGATCGCCGAGCTCAGGGCCCAGATCTACCAGCTCGAGCATGACAAGTACGAGAAGGCGGAGTCGAGAAGCAAGCTCGAAAAG GAGATGGAGCAGTATGAAGACATCTGGCGGCAAGAAATGAAAGATCTGGGTGTCCTTGTGGCGCGGCTACAGGAGGAAAACTCCAAACTGAGCAGTTCCCTCAAAGAGAGAGAAAGTCACCCATCCTTGCAGTGCGAACCACACA GTGTGACGCTAGGGGAAGACATTGTCGTCCTTGAACGGCTCCGGGATGCCTTCGACAAGCAGGGAGCCCAACTGAGACATCATGAAAAGGACATGGCCAAGAAAGCTGCCGACATAGAATCT CTTCAGCAGCAGCTGGAAGCCAGTAAGAAGGCGGCCCAAGAGCAGAGCCGACGCAACCGgcggctgcagcagcagatgcGACAGTTGTGCGAGGAGCGCGGTGACCTGCAAGTGCAGTTGCAGGACCAGCAGAGCCAGCTCCAGACCTTGCAGGAGCGACTAGGCATTGCTGTCAAGGACCACGACGACATCCTCCAATCCAGG GACGCTGCCTTGGATATGCAAGGAAAAGTGGTGATTGACTTGGACGACCCGAACCGACCACGCTTCACGCTGGAGGAGCTCAAGCACATCTTGTTTGAGAGGAACGAGCTCAAGGCTCGAGTTAGTGATCTCGAAGACGAGCTGGCTTTGTACAGGCCAAG GTGGTGGGCTCATGAGGCAACCTCGCTTCTGACCAGGCCGGTTGACCCACCATCGCCGGTCAGGGACGAAGACCGGCCCGTCCAGGGACCCATCAACCAGGAGCCTGAGGAGAAGCTTTTTTCCTACGGAAAGGCCTCCGGCATTCGCAAATT TTTCCAGTACGTGATGCACAACCTGCAGATGCCCGGAGAGGAGCCACGCTTAGAGATCTTGCCCGAACGTTTCAGTTTTCCAAGTGTCCTGTGGCCTCGCGTCAAACCGGGATGA